Within Acidaminococcus timonensis, the genomic segment GTTTCACACCCCTTTTGTTTTATTTTCTTTCCATCAATTCCAGCAACGCCGGGTCATCCAGCGCCATACCGGCGCCCCTGGCCACACATTCCTGGGGATTGGAGGCCACCCGGGTCCGCACATGGGTCCCGGCCTGGATACATTCATCCAGCCCTTCCAGCAGGCTTCCGCCACCGGTCAGGACAATTCCCGTATCCAGCAGGTCCGCCGCCAGTTCCGGGGGTGTCTTTTCCAGCACACTGTGCAAACAGGTCAGCAGGGAAACCACCGGTTCCTCCAGACCCCGCCGCAGTTCCTGGGCTCCCAGCCGTACTGTGGTAGGCAGGCCCGTAATGGTATCCCGGCCCCGGATGATCCGGTTGCCCCGGCGACCCCTGGGACTCACCGTTCCAATGTCCAGCTTGATCTCCTCCAGCTGACTGCTTTCCACCTGCAGATGAAGATGGTCTTTCAAATACCGGTCCACGGCCCCGTTGAATGCCTCTCCCCCCATCCGGAGGGATGCAGAATGGATGATCCGCCCCATGCTCAGCAGTGCCACACTGGTGGTCCCGCTGCCGATGTTCATCACCAGATGCCCTTTGGGTTCCTGGATGGGCAGTCCGGCGCCCAGCGCCGCTGCCACCGGTTCCTCGATCAGATAGGTTTTTGCCGCCCCGGCCAGAAGGGCCGCTTCT encodes:
- the mreB gene encoding rod shape-determining protein, with the translated sequence MKRTEKRSLFSRLFNPVDVGIDMGTTTTRVFMKNRGIVLQEPSVVAVEPSIGKVGAIGSKAREMTGKGQWEVVWPLENGVIADFDGAVGLLETILDRVVGRNLFFKPRVMLCVPTGVTGVERRAVTEAALLAGAAKTYLIEEPVAAALGAGLPIQEPKGHLVMNIGSGTTSVALLSMGRIIHSASLRMGGEAFNGAVDRYLKDHLHLQVESSQLEEIKLDIGTVSPRGRRGNRIIRGRDTITGLPTTVRLGAQELRRGLEEPVVSLLTCLHSVLEKTPPELAADLLDTGIVLTGGGSLLEGLDECIQAGTHVRTRVASNPQECVARGAGMALDDPALLELMERK